The DNA region CCGTTTTCTTATTGGAGCCTGTGACTTGGGTCTCCAAATCTCATGAATAGTTTTACAAAGAGATACacttaaaataaacacatggcttcaaaacccagttctcctgccaACTAGCTGTGTGCCCTGGGCAGCTGGCTTAGCCTCTGATCTGGTTTCCTCCTCTGGAGCAGCTCACAGAATTTCCTCCTGAAAGACTAAGTTCTGCCTCTCTAGGATTACAAGGAGAAAGCAAAACAGAGTAAGTTCTCTCCTGATGAAGTGGTTCTCTGGACCAGAAAGATGTTCAGAAGAGCAGTGGGTGTGTCTGAGGCAAAGAGAGGGGACTCAAAGGGAACGCAGGGATACAGACAATGGTGAAACTTCTCCCAGATGCTGGGACGGATGTTGGAAGGACTCACACAAAGTTGCTGTAACAGTTGTGGCCCTTGTATTCCATGAAAATGCCCTGCTCACAGACCTGGGTACCCGGCTCCATTGCCCTTTGTGCCTCAGGTGCTCAGACCCTGCCCAGCACACACCCAGAATCCATACTCTCAGGCACTGAGAAAAGACTGAGAGTAGAGACAACTTTGTACAGGGACCACGGGATGCGGAGTGTTTGCCTCCCCTAAGCAGGGAGGGCTGTAAACCCCCCAAATTTGAAATTAAGTAAGCTTCTATAAGGGTGATggtggagaggagaaggaagctgaCCCCTCGGGGGACTGAAGAAAGGACCCAAGACTAGACCCCAGAACATCTATGTGGAGGGGGGATATCATCCAGGAACAAGGGGTGAGCCACCAGGGCCGTGGAGCTGGTGAGAGGGACAGGGACAGAAGGAGCTGGGGTCAGTGCGTTTATCACTTTCATCACCCACGTTTATCACAGCTGTGACTGCCAAGTCAGGAAAAATGACGGGCAATGGGTGGAAGGAGAGGCTTCCCCAAGGACACAGAGGCTCAGATGCCCCTGGAGCTCATCCCAGCAGTCAACAAACTCTGAGAGGAAGACAGATTCAGAATTTCAGGTTACTGAAGgcaagcagggacattactttgccaacaaaggtctgcctagtcaaggctatggtttttccagtggtcatgtatggatgtgaaaattggactgtaaagaaagttgagcaccgaagaactgatgcttttgaactgtagtgttggagaagactcttgagagtcccttgcactgcaaggagatccaaccagtccattctaaaggagatcagtcctgggtgttctttggaaggactgatgctaaagctgaaactccaatactttggccacctcatgcgaagagttgactcattggaaaagactctgattctgggaggggttgggggcaggaggagaaggggatgacagaggatgagatggctggatggcaccaccgactctacggacatgagtttgagtgaagagagttggtgatggacagggaggcctgacgtgctgcgattcatggggtcgcaaagagtcagacacgactgagcaactgaactgaactgaactgaagccaatggcaccccactctagtactcttgcctggaaaatcccatggccggaggggcctggtaggctgtggtccatgcggtcgctaagagtcaggcacaactgaatgaattcactttcacatttcacttttatgcattggagaaggaaatggcaacccactccagtgttcttgcctggagaatcccagggaggggggacctggtgggccgccgtctatggggtcgcacagagttggacacgactgaagtgacttagaagcagcagctaCCTGCAAGGGGCAGACTGTCTTTCTGAAATTTTTGTCCCTCAGGTGGGAATTGGTAATAGTAATGCAGAGACAATTAAGGATGAACGATGTGCCCTGGAAACTGGCAGGAAGCCAGGGAGCCATGAAAATCTTAGACAAACACAAACCCTACTAAGGGGTAGAGTCATGACTTTATTACTTGAAAGAAACAGGAGATTTTTTTCTCAGTGAACACGAATTTCTTCAACCATAAATTCCCAAGGGGCCATGCACCAGACACATCCCAGCCCCCACACGATCAGCTTTCCTTTCGTGAATCCTGAAAGTAATACGGTGGTTGTGGGGGTCTCAGGAGCTTCAGGCTGGGAACAACCACAGGGAGGTCGGAAGAGAGCAGGAAGAGACAGGAGGCTGGGGTGACTCTCACTCACCTGGGAGTTGCAAGGCCCAGAACTAGAAATCTTTCAGGGAGACTCACTGACAAAAATCTCTGCATCCTTGTCCTGGGTGCTGCAGGGTGGCCACATTCCAAGTCAGCAGCTGTCAAGCCTACACGCTCGGGAGCAGGGCTGTCATCCCCTGGTGGCACTCTCCCAGTCTCAAGAGGACCGCAGTCAAGACACAGGGCATTCCACACCCATCCACTCATCTCCACCCAGGATGAGTCCTCCGAAGAGAGAGAGGCTTAGGTAACAAAAGGGGCTGGAAGGGGCCACGAGTGAGGGCTAATTGTGCAACCTTGTTTGCAGCCCCACCTGTCTGCTGTCCCCCTATTGGAGTGAGCTTCCAGAATGGACAGACAAAGCCTGCCTTCAGGTCCTAAGTGTCTGATTCTGGGAAGAGATGATATTCGTGGTGGGGAGTCACTGAACCTTATCTCCAAAACCACCAGGACGGccaaggggaggaagaggaagactgCCTGGTGGGTGCTGTGTGGACTCTGGCACGGGTTCCAGCCGCTGCTCATGTCCATCAGACCAGACCTGGCTCTGCCCCCAGGGAAGGCATTCCGGAAGGGGAGGATTGGGGATCTCTGAATGTCCAGGCTGAGGGCTCAGGATGGTGTGCATTGCACTTGTTTTTCTTGCTGATCTAGATCTTTCTTGCTTTCCatgggttttctctggttgcagggagcaggggctacttgttggtgaggtgcatgggcttctcattgctgtggtttcccttgtggagcacaggctccaggcccaCGGGCATCAGTACTTATAGCACACGGGCTCTGTATTTGTGACTCAAGGGCTCTAGGAACCCATactcagtagtggtggcacatgagcttagttgctctgtggcatgtggaatcatcaGGGACCAGGGTTTAAACCCCTGCCACCTGCAGGTTATTATCCACTGCACTTTGTTTTCAATGCATTTGCTATTCTGTTTTGTCTGAGATAGGGCCCTTGAGTGACAGTCCACACAGTTGCCCATGGAACCCATCTCAGTGaagccctgcccccaccactTGTAGGACCAGCAGGATGACCAGGGCCTAGTAACCTCACAAGCTCTCTACATTCTGGAGAGGAGTCCTGGGGATGAGTCCAAACTTCCTGAACACATACGCCCAAGGCATAAAGTGAATCAATGACGCTTTATTTGATATTAGTTGGTTTTGTGAGACTggctatgtatgtgtgtgtataaataataaattgaaaatcAGGAGTCTTCAGATTAAGCATGAAGCTCTGGCATGCATTCGAGTAGTTGAAATGTTCTACTATAATTTTGAGGAAAAAGATAATCAATGGAAATTCTtgcctttatttcctcttcaggaTCCTATTCTGGCCGAGGTTTACTGAGTTGGCACTAGGCTGATGGGTCAGGCTTGGTCACCTTCCACTGTCAACAGATACCTTCAGGCATTTACCAGAAGGCCTTTATCTCCCCTGCCCATTTCTATCCTGGGGAAGAAGGAGACTGGATATAGCAAAGATACTGTGAAGAGGTGGACACAGGCAAAGCAAGGGGGACTGGAACCCCCAGTGACTCATACCCTCCCCAAAATATGGCTTTGCACAGCTGGATGTGGGTCATAAGGCACAAGGAACAAAAGGGAGACTGAACTCCTGACTCAAGATCCTCAGCCACAAAACCTGTGTCTTTCTTCGTAATACCTCTGAATCCTAAGCAATGTCCCAAGAGAAGCCTGGGGTGGAGGTGGCAAGCAAGGTGAGATGGGTGTCCTGGGGATATGAGAAGCCTCCTGTCCACTCTATTTCCCTCCCCCATACACCCTATCTCCACCCAGCACCCAACTATCCCCTATCATGCACCCCAGTCTTGGGTTACAGGGCCTTAGCAGGCTGAGGGTAATAGCAGTACACTATGAGATCCACCAGGAAGCTGGGCAGGTAGCTCATGGGGAGGTAGATGAACTTGGCATCCCAGCCAGCTGAATATCGGGTGCGGGGGTGGCAGGCAGTCAGGGCGTGCTCCATGCAGTCGGTCACCAAGGACAGATTCTGAGTCCACCGTGGTTTCAGTAAACTCAATGTCTTCAAGACTGTCCAGAAGGAGACACCATCTAAGTTATTCTCATTTTCCAACCCTCCCAATTCCAGATCAACTTCAAAGTTTctaaaaattcctttttctccCAAAATCATCCTCCATATTAAATCAATTGATTTCACTGAAAAGTGTCCAAACACCCCCATATTTCTATCCACACTAAGTAAGCCTACTCTAGAGCTCATCCTGTAGATATACTACATAATCCGAAGATCTCTAAAAACACTAGAAATAAGAAATTGAGGCATCTGAAACAAGGTGGTTCTAACACCAGCTTGCCATGATTCCATGGGTGGCATCACTCTATGACTTCAGTTACTTTCCCAAATAAAAGAATATTGTAAGAGAAACTGGCCTTCTGGTCTGCCAAGCCTGGATCCTTTCCTTCTGTCATCAGTTGACCACACGGGACCCTGGAGATGAGCTCATGTCCCCATAGTGTGGGGGGACTCAGAGCCTGGAGGGTGGACCTGAGACTAGACAAGGCATTAATGATGGACCCAGGCTTCCAGACAAGAGTTGGTTTCTCTCCCCAAGGACCACAGCTCACTCACAGTCAGCAGGGAAGTTTTCTCCATAGAGTTCTTTCAGCTCTGGGCTGGCCCGATTCCACAATGCCTGGAGGTATCCAATAAAACCTTCATCTTGGGTCATATTGGTAACAAAGTAACCAGGCTCAATCATAGCCACCTTCACTCCGAAGTAGGAGAGCTCCCTTCTGTGGACAAGACAAAGGGTAAGGAATTGAGAGGTCGTTCAAGTAGAGCATGAAAGAACAGTCAGGGACCAGTACAGGAGTGGGTGAGATGGGCTGGGAGCTCTCAGAAGTTGTGAGATGCAGAAGCCAGGGAGAGAATCTCATGGTGATGTTAGTGCTTCTCTACCAAGTTTGACCATTTCCCCAGTTATTTAACACCACATGCCCATCAGCTCTACATCCTACCAACTGTGCTGCAGAGCATCACTGAAATCCCGCCTCCTCCTGTTCCTCTCCCCCCAAAAAGCACCACATTGCACTTTGTGTCTTTCCATAGTGCACGCCTCCtgtctcccctctcccaccccagtaTCCCCTCTGTCCTCTAAGGAGTATCCACCTGCCTGTGGACAGAGCTTCTACACATCAGAGCCACCCTCTCTCCTCAGCCAGTAGTCTCTACCACTGATTTGACTAGGTGGCTTCCTTAACTAATTGCTTCAAGGAGTACACTTCCCGCCACGGCTCCGAGAGCCTAAATACCACAGCAGCTGAGCACGTGGAAGGCCTGCACAGGCAAATCTATCCATTATTGTGCCTCCAATAATTTCTGACCGTGGGCCCTCCTGTAAGGCAGGATAAGTTGAATCAAACTCTACAGGTCAAGGAACAACTGGGTGTGCGAAACATAGGAAGGTGCTTCCCAGTGAAAGACATACACAGAGTAAGGGAGAGGGACCTGGAAGGAAGAGCCATTAGATATGTGATGTATGAAAATCTCTGCAGAACCTCCGCCCCACTCCCTGCCAACCCCCATCCCCCAGCTTCTGGCTCAGCGCACAGAAGCAAAACAGAAGGGCATCCACCCCAGGCCATTACCTGAGAGAGTCTGAGAAGGCCTCCACACCGTACTTGGATATGCAGTAGCCTGCAGGACTGAGAGACACCCGGCCCAAGACACTGGAGACGTTGACCACACGGCCCCTCGCCTTCCGCACCAGGGACAGCAGACTCAGCGTCACGTCAATCACCCCCAACAGGTTCACATCCAGAACCTTCACAAAGTCCTGTTTGGTCAGCCACTCGTTGGGTGCCGTGGGTGTGCAAATGCCAGCATTATTCACCAGACCCCAGAGACCTGGGAAGAGTGAGGACAAAAGGACAACAGTGTGCTGGGCCCAGGAGAGAGGACTGGGCCATGGTACCATTCACCCTCCAACCCGGAAGGACTTTAGGAGAGGGGTGGGAGCAGAGACCAACATGCTCCTGGGGGTTTGGAGAGTCCAGACCCTGTGAGCAGTGGGAGGACAGAAGGTGTGCTCCCTCTTGACTCAGTCTTCACACCCCGCCTACTGCCTGGTGACAAGGAACTAGCACCCCAGAGCTGATGAAGGGAAGTATTGAGCTTGAGGAAAACTTGTGTGTCTACAGTCTCTAACTCAGAGGGTGAAGTTGTGTCTTTCACAGTCCCTGTTCTCTTTGCAGACATGATAAATATTCCCTAGCTGCTCAGATTTTCTGACCCCCCAGGACTGAGTGGTTAACAGCTAATATaagggaaagagagggaaacagagagagacagcGAGAGAGTGAGGGCAAGAGAGACAAAAAAGAGACATtggataaaagacaaaaacaaatatgagTATAGTATGGATGCAGATTGTGTGGATAAATAAGACTTGAATCCTGGTTTGGAGGGAAATTGTGGATAGGCCTAGTATTGACCTCTAGAGCCTGGGCTTGAAACACCCCCATCAATACTGAGTCATGTCTCTGTAGGAATCTGGGGGATTACATGGGGTATTTGGAGGGGAGGCTGGGCTCCCTCTCTTTACCCATCACCCACAGAACACAGAGTTCACCCTCTACCCTAGAAAACCCTACCTGTCCTCCCACTCATATAAGAGATCACTCTAGCCCATCTCCTCGGGAAAGATTCACCAGCTTGAAGGAAACTACGCTGCGGGAATCAAAGGCACAATcctaaggatttctttttttgctcttttttttcctaagttttcattgaaagataatttctttaattgaaggttaatatTGTGCTGGTTCTGCGATActtcagtgtgaatcagccatgggtatacaaaAGTTCCCttcttgaagctccctcccacctgccatcCTATCCCCTCCCTCTAGGTGGTCACCAAGCACCTgatctgagctccctgcatcatacagcaaatttccactggcttcCCACTTGACATACGGTAATTTATATTGGTACTGATGAGCCCATtagcagggcagcagtggagacagggacatagaggacagacttgtgaacacagtggggaaggagagggtgggacgaatggagacAATCTCAAGGTTTTATTTAGGGTAAACACAGTAACCAGAAGCCTCAGGGCAGCAAGAGCAGGCATTCAGGGTTGCTGGGGTAGGACTGCCAGAAATATCCACAGAGAGCTGAGTTCCTCCTCTGCTCAGAAACACGGCTACCTTGTAGGAAGAATATTCTTCAACCGTTTGCTATCAGAGACATAATCGATATACATGGTTATAGTGTAGGGACTTGGGTAAAAAGACGTTTATTGAGTTATCATTTATGGTGAATAAAAGGTAGGAAATGATTATGTATCATACCATAAAGTACTTTTTCATAAGTAATGCTATTTAAAAGTATAGTATTTTCTCAATCATAACCTATGatgtttttgaagaaatttttgaaatgttCTAAATCTACATATACTtattcagaggaaagaaaaagatactaACACATGAAAACAGAAGACTATGTACCTCAAAATGTTAACATtacttattttggggggaggaACTTGTTTCAGAGTGTTTGGTCTTAATCCCTACACTTTCCTGAGTTTCCACAATGATCATGTAGTAAGATAAGAGAAATTAaagttcttttcttccctttcaaaaCTTGGGACGattgtaataaaaagaaaatgcagaagaagaaaaactgaaaaaagagacagagagagcggAAGTGACCCCATAGTAGATTTCTGACTTTTTCTGACAAGTCTTGAGAGCACAGTGTCATCCCCCCAAACGGGTGACATTTAAACCCAAAAGGTACTGCAATGGGTAGCCAGCAAGAACATGATCAACAGCTGAGACCACAGCCCAGTTCCAGTCCTGGGCTCCAGCCCCTCAAccacgcccccctcccccacctcaagCACTTTTTCAGCCAGACTCCTCCTCCACTCCTCCTCCAGAAAGTCCACCCTGATCACCCTGCTCACTCAGCAGCAAGAAACCCAGACCTTCTGCTGAGAAAGGAGGGGACACCAGACGGGTAGTCTGCAAGAACACAGTCTCATCAGGGAAATCTCTCCCCAAACTGCAGATCCTCAAGGTCAGGTGGTGGGTGTGGGGAGTGGAGGAGGTTCCGCTGGTCAGCTGGGTGAGGTGAAGACAGGTGGGACTTCAAATCCAGGAAAATGCCTTGGAATCTTCCCCAGGGAGCTGACAACCAGTGCCCTCACACAGAGAGaagtaaacaaacaagaaatctGGGTGTTACCTCTGTCCCCTACACGCTCCTTGACCCAATTGGTGGTTGCAGTGACATTCTCAGTCTTGGTGATGTCCAGGATCACCGTCTGCAGCCTGTCTGATGTCTGGTTCCTCAGCTGCTCGGCCCCCTGCTCTGTCAGACACGCAGCCAGGACCCTCAAGCCTCTCTGGTCCAGCTGCCTGGCCAGGCGATTCCCAAAGCCTGAGTCACAGCCCGTGATGAAGACGAATTTGTCCTCGAGGTGGCTCACCACCTGCCTCTCCCGGTACCAGCGCAGGAGGTAGTACAGCATGACAAGGACCACCAGATAAAGCCACATGGCTTTGCCAGGGACAGACACACGCAGGCTGGGGTGGAATAGACTAACTAGTGATCAGACTGGAGGAATTAGGAACACAGGATTATGACTGGCCAACCAGCTTCCACGCTCTCTGGCAAGGAGTTTTCAAGATTTTCCTGTTTATCCTCTTCAGTGAGTATTACTGACTCGAACCCCAAAGCATACTCTTGTTGCCGGCCAAAATTTggccttctctgtccacagaagcCGAATGAAAAATACGGACAGAATTTAGAGGAAATAGAAAGGCGGCTTTTACTCTCAGCCAATGGAGAGGGGAACACAGTAGGCTCATGCCTCAAGTACTGTGCCCTCCCACTCCCACTCCATGAggagtgtgctgctgctaagtcacttcagttgtgtctgactcttcgtgaacccatggactgcagtctactaggctcctccgcccatgggattttccaggcaagagtactggagtgagttgccattgctttcttcgATGAGGAGTGTAGGGGCTTACGTAAGGCAAGGGCTCACagtcaggagtcagtgatgagCAACAAAGGCGATAGGATCTTGATTTCCTCCTCATGCATTACTTCAAAGATAGTCATGAACTAGTGTCAATAACCCAGTAATTGAGTCTGGCAGTTCGGTAGCTCTGTGGCCTTCTTTCTGATATGGAACTACAAGGGGAAGGATGTTGTAAGGGTAAACAGCAAGTAGGGGATGTATTTAGCATAGAGTCAAAGGAAACATGTGAATTGTAGCTCCTAATGAATTTGGGGCAGAAAAGCAACCTTAGTTACGGACATACAGGGTTAGAAAcagttaaagtgaaaaaaaagctaGGAATGTTGAGGCCTGCTActgttttatcttctttgttctcaggaaaggaaaagagaaacactcattcctcttttttccttctcactaCAACGCTTTTTGGTACAGTTACCCCATTTCTAATCGAAGCCATTGTATTTTCAACACAACTTCTTACGGATGACAATAGTTTTCCCAACCACCTAAGCCTggtcctccctctcctcccagttTCCCTCTACCCAAttctctcctctccacccccacctccatacATTAGA from Bos mutus isolate GX-2022 chromosome 5, NWIPB_WYAK_1.1, whole genome shotgun sequence includes:
- the LOC102266587 gene encoding retinol dehydrogenase 16 isoform X2, encoding MWLYLVVLVMLYYLLRWYRERQVVSHLEDKFVFITGCDSGFGNRLARQLDQRGLRVLAACLTEQGAEQLRNQTSDRLQTVILDITKTENVTATTNWVKERVGDRGLWGLVNNAGICTPTAPNEWLTKQDFVKVLDVNLLGVIDVTLSLLSLVRKARGRVVNVSSVLGRVSLSPAGYCISKYGVEAFSDSLRRELSYFGVKVAMIEPGYFVTNMTQDEGFIGYLQALWNRASPELKELYGENFPADCDLLKPRWTQNLSLVTDCMEHALTACHPRTRYSAGWDAKFIYLPMSYLPSFLVDLIVYCYYPQPAKAL
- the LOC102266587 gene encoding retinol dehydrogenase 16 isoform X3, coding for MSDGVWGRAAEEPDIRQTREGNPARYKDREQCCSSPVVEGVRGRTRRELSYFGVKVAMIEPGYFVTNMTQDEGFIGYLQALWNRASPELKELYGENFPADFLKTLSLLKPRWTQNLSLVTDCMEHALTACHPRTRYSAGWDAKFIYLPMSYLPSFLVDLIVYCYYPQPAKAL
- the LOC102266587 gene encoding retinol dehydrogenase 16 isoform X1, with protein sequence MWLYLVVLVMLYYLLRWYRERQVVSHLEDKFVFITGCDSGFGNRLARQLDQRGLRVLAACLTEQGAEQLRNQTSDRLQTVILDITKTENVTATTNWVKERVGDRGLWGLVNNAGICTPTAPNEWLTKQDFVKVLDVNLLGVIDVTLSLLSLVRKARGRVVNVSSVLGRVSLSPAGYCISKYGVEAFSDSLRRELSYFGVKVAMIEPGYFVTNMTQDEGFIGYLQALWNRASPELKELYGENFPADFLKTLSLLKPRWTQNLSLVTDCMEHALTACHPRTRYSAGWDAKFIYLPMSYLPSFLVDLIVYCYYPQPAKAL